In Deinococcus psychrotolerans, a genomic segment contains:
- a CDS encoding polysaccharide deacetylase family protein produces the protein MTRAALLALLLLSSAQAAALIHLRPSLNAAGIITHGPRTLKTGQPKQVALTFDADMTPGMESELRSGKVRSFDNETVVQALEAANVPATFFLTGMWAQVYPASALALAKHPSFEIEDHSYDHPGFSQPCYGLASIADAQKSADIGRSQRAIQTATGTTPQYFRFPGGCASESDVQKVEAAGLTVVHWDVIGGDANQKSPAVIVSDVLSRVKSGSIVVLHVSGGHAPETGVALPAIIKGLRAEGYQLVTLKTLLGRP, from the coding sequence ATGACCCGCGCCGCGCTCCTCGCTTTGCTGCTGCTTTCTTCGGCCCAAGCTGCTGCTCTTATTCATCTGCGTCCCTCGCTCAACGCGGCGGGTATCATCACGCATGGGCCGCGCACCCTCAAAACCGGTCAACCCAAACAGGTGGCGCTGACCTTTGACGCCGACATGACCCCCGGCATGGAAAGCGAACTTAGAAGCGGCAAAGTGAGGAGCTTTGACAATGAAACGGTGGTGCAGGCGCTGGAAGCCGCCAACGTTCCCGCCACCTTTTTTCTGACCGGCATGTGGGCGCAGGTGTATCCGGCCTCAGCGCTGGCGCTGGCTAAGCATCCCAGTTTTGAAATTGAAGACCACAGCTACGATCATCCGGGTTTCTCGCAGCCGTGCTACGGGCTGGCCAGCATTGCCGACGCCCAAAAGAGCGCCGACATCGGGCGTTCTCAGCGGGCCATCCAAACCGCCACTGGCACCACGCCTCAGTATTTCCGCTTTCCGGGAGGCTGCGCCAGCGAAAGTGATGTGCAGAAGGTGGAGGCGGCGGGCCTGACCGTGGTTCACTGGGACGTGATCGGCGGCGACGCCAACCAGAAGAGTCCTGCGGTGATCGTCAGCGACGTGCTCAGCCGCGTCAAGAGCGGCAGCATCGTGGTGCTTCACGTCAGCGGCGGCCACGCGCCCGAAACTGGCGTGGCGCTTCCGGCCATCATCAAGGGTCTGAGAGCTGAGGGGTATCAGTTGGTGACGCTCAAGACGCTGCTGGGCCGACCTTAG
- a CDS encoding VC0807 family protein, producing MLKSVKRSVGGRRVAWSRLFRLALDVLFTFALPYALLNPSPFGLPDLSRPLGNYGVYVLAGVLPTLYIVLDTMHRRVLNPFGLFLLAGALSGAAVSFLKLDGVAFALKDAMHSALLMLACGVSLLLRRPLFEFLFYGLVSPETSERKRQLGAALSQPQVRLALGWATALVALKAVMLGTVSYLVALWLVTLPFGVAGFNAQVARAHALTFPAAIGLDILFYGAAGWLTLRATRRLTGGRAWPWQEGFWHDLERSTQLERQSAELSER from the coding sequence GTGTTGAAGTCGGTCAAACGATCAGTCGGCGGCAGGCGCGTAGCGTGGAGCCGCCTGTTTCGCCTCGCACTGGACGTGCTGTTCACTTTCGCGTTGCCGTACGCCCTGCTCAATCCTTCTCCCTTCGGTCTGCCGGACTTGTCGCGTCCGCTGGGCAATTACGGCGTCTACGTGCTAGCCGGCGTGCTGCCGACTTTGTACATCGTCTTAGACACCATGCACCGCCGAGTGCTCAATCCCTTCGGCTTGTTTTTGCTGGCCGGAGCGCTCAGCGGCGCGGCGGTCAGTTTTCTCAAGTTAGACGGAGTGGCGTTTGCCCTCAAAGACGCCATGCATTCGGCGCTGCTGATGCTGGCCTGCGGGGTGTCGCTGCTGCTCAGGCGGCCCCTCTTCGAGTTTTTGTTTTACGGCCTCGTCTCGCCGGAAACGTCTGAGCGTAAGCGGCAACTGGGCGCAGCACTCTCGCAGCCGCAGGTGCGCTTGGCACTGGGCTGGGCGACGGCGCTGGTGGCCCTCAAAGCGGTGATGCTGGGCACCGTCAGCTATCTGGTGGCCCTCTGGTTGGTTACGCTGCCGTTTGGGGTGGCGGGCTTTAACGCTCAGGTGGCCCGCGCCCACGCCCTCACTTTTCCGGCGGCGATTGGGCTAGATATCCTGTTTTACGGCGCGGCGGGCTGGCTGACCTTGCGGGCCACCCGCCGCTTGACCGGGGGCCGTGCTTGGCCCTGGCAGGAGGGTTTCTGGCACGACCTAGAGCGCTCGACTCAACTGGAGCGGCAAAGCGCTGAGCTGTCTGAACGCTGA
- the glyA gene encoding serine hydroxymethyltransferase: MTDTLARPAAGQRDTAVFDLIQEEAQRQRYGLELIASENFTSAAVREAVGSILTNKYAEGYPGKRWYGGCEVVDKVETLAIERAKALFGAEWANVQPHSGSSANIAVYGALLSQGDTVLGMDLAHGGHLTHGSPVNFSGMRYQIVGYQVDKDSERIDMEQVRRLAHEHKPKMIIAGASAYSRIIDFAAFRAIADEVGAILFADIAHIAGLVAAGVHPSPLPHAHVVATTTHKTLRGPRSGLLLSSDLEIAAKLDRAIFPGHQGGPLEHVIAGKAIAFGEALTPEFKTYSAQVIKNAQALASEFQALGYRVVSGGTDNHLFVLDLRPQGLNGTKATKALDAVHITISKSTLPFDTEKILHGGGIRIGTPAVTTRGMLESDMPKIANLIDRALRGENVKAEVHDWMGGFDLP; this comes from the coding sequence ATGACTGATACCCTCGCCAGACCCGCCGCCGGACAGCGCGACACCGCCGTTTTCGATCTGATTCAGGAAGAAGCCCAGCGCCAGCGCTACGGCCTGGAACTGATCGCCTCCGAAAACTTTACCAGCGCCGCCGTGCGCGAAGCGGTGGGCAGCATTCTCACCAACAAATACGCCGAGGGCTATCCGGGCAAGCGCTGGTACGGCGGCTGCGAAGTGGTGGACAAAGTCGAAACGCTGGCCATCGAGCGGGCCAAAGCGCTGTTTGGGGCCGAGTGGGCCAATGTCCAGCCGCATTCAGGCAGCAGCGCCAACATCGCGGTCTACGGCGCACTGCTGAGTCAGGGCGACACGGTGCTGGGCATGGATCTGGCGCACGGCGGACACCTGACGCACGGTTCCCCCGTCAACTTTTCGGGCATGCGCTATCAGATCGTCGGCTATCAGGTGGACAAGGACAGCGAGCGGATCGACATGGAGCAGGTGCGCCGCCTCGCCCACGAACACAAACCCAAAATGATCATCGCGGGTGCCAGCGCTTACAGCCGGATCATTGACTTCGCGGCGTTCAGAGCCATTGCCGACGAAGTGGGCGCGATTTTGTTTGCCGACATTGCCCACATCGCCGGACTGGTGGCGGCGGGCGTGCATCCCAGCCCCCTGCCCCACGCCCACGTGGTCGCCACCACCACCCACAAAACCCTGCGCGGGCCGCGCTCAGGCCTGCTGCTCAGCAGCGATCTGGAAATTGCCGCCAAGCTCGACCGGGCCATCTTTCCGGGCCATCAGGGCGGGCCGCTGGAACACGTGATCGCGGGCAAGGCCATCGCGTTTGGCGAAGCGCTGACGCCGGAATTCAAAACCTACAGCGCTCAGGTCATTAAAAATGCTCAGGCGCTGGCTTCCGAGTTTCAAGCTCTCGGCTACCGGGTGGTGTCGGGCGGCACCGACAACCACTTGTTCGTCTTAGATTTGCGCCCGCAGGGCCTCAACGGCACCAAAGCCACCAAAGCGCTGGACGCCGTTCACATCACCATTTCCAAGTCCACTTTGCCGTTTGACACCGAAAAGATTTTGCACGGCGGCGGCATCCGCATCGGCACGCCCGCCGTGACCACGCGCGGCATGCTCGAAAGCGACATGCCCAAAATCGCCAACTTGATTGACCGGGCGCTGAGAGGCGAAAATGTCAAGGCTGAAGTGCATGACTGGATGGGCGGGTTCGACCTGCCGTAA
- a CDS encoding PEGA domain-containing protein — MKTVGPFVAARPLDSRASGSPARPVVTLHALDRLTGMPALVYLLPQFLEPLQLPNSPSLLPYLEAGQQGQQAYLACELPPHAGLASDPLQTALGGLRALNALHEAGLIHGGVEPYQLWEWDGVVRLAGAGLPWGEAAGALAAPEGGSSPAADLYALGVTLLRMGPLPVGLSDLLSPYPAQRPSARDALARMNAGPPLPSEPGPLMVQAPLHPRTEPVRAEPVILPLIADPDEPVGAQNAAVHNHSVPILSWDEVDIPESSLSTLGAAELAPLAQEQPPSQTTPEAGQSELLDFLAAFPNGEEAAHLPVAGASPVQGADLPAADSVMAESLPVAGEAPSRVPDEASPDEAPIESVSGTGTSAEPASSAVSPEPPHSLDDSAAVLESAETIFLAWPSQPEDASLPAEPLSHEPASDEPMPTTPQTPEPASEPHDSAAGQTIILAAEPPPLNVPNSSAAPSPAAELAASTSTQSAAEQPTDAQPDLGQPDSIEPSRVPTPESTQPDESRSGDLPAPTAVSPRQLRPVKIGWSQDGSWQVKKGAREGGNQLAGAGGVVGSTVAPASDAGDSLTPFVRQTSAAPAASGRFNPLWLLLLVMALVLVVVLARTAFRSSSAALSASACCTVSARVVGSSGQSLSAPVRVSVSSAPVGSRLSAGTLVGQAPGPLALDVPGAYALKVEGDGYAAQTVNVTVPATQPLTITLQ, encoded by the coding sequence ATGAAGACCGTCGGGCCATTCGTGGCCGCTCGCCCGCTCGATAGCCGTGCCAGTGGCAGCCCAGCGCGGCCTGTGGTGACGCTCCACGCGCTTGACCGCCTCACGGGGATGCCCGCACTGGTCTACTTGCTGCCGCAGTTTTTGGAGCCGCTCCAATTGCCCAACAGCCCTTCGCTGCTGCCTTACTTGGAAGCCGGACAGCAGGGCCAGCAAGCTTACCTTGCCTGTGAGTTGCCGCCGCACGCCGGGCTGGCCAGCGACCCGCTGCAAACCGCGCTCGGCGGCCTCAGGGCGCTCAATGCCTTGCACGAAGCGGGCCTGATTCACGGCGGCGTGGAGCCGTATCAGCTCTGGGAGTGGGACGGCGTGGTGCGGCTGGCCGGCGCGGGCTTGCCCTGGGGCGAGGCGGCGGGCGCACTGGCCGCGCCGGAAGGCGGCAGCAGCCCCGCCGCCGACCTCTACGCGCTGGGCGTGACCTTGCTGCGTATGGGGCCGCTGCCGGTGGGCCTGAGCGACTTGCTCAGCCCGTATCCGGCTCAGCGCCCCAGCGCCCGCGACGCGCTGGCCCGTATGAATGCTGGGCCGCCGCTGCCCAGCGAACCGGGCCCGCTGATGGTGCAAGCGCCCCTGCACCCGCGCACAGAGCCGGTTAGAGCTGAGCCGGTTATTCTGCCGCTGATCGCTGATCCGGATGAGCCAGTGGGCGCTCAAAACGCCGCCGTCCACAACCACAGCGTCCCCATTTTGAGTTGGGATGAAGTGGACATCCCTGAATCATCCCTGAGTACGCTGGGCGCGGCTGAACTGGCACCGCTAGCACAAGAGCAGCCGCCTTCTCAAACGACGCCGGAAGCTGGGCAATCCGAACTGCTCGACTTTCTGGCCGCTTTTCCCAATGGCGAAGAAGCGGCGCATTTACCAGTGGCCGGGGCAAGTCCGGTTCAAGGCGCTGATCTTCCGGCTGCCGATTCGGTGATGGCGGAATCGCTGCCAGTGGCCGGTGAAGCGCCATCTAGAGTGCCAGACGAAGCCAGCCCAGATGAAGCGCCGATTGAAAGCGTCTCCGGCACCGGAACAAGTGCAGAGCCAGCTTCCTCCGCCGTTTCGCCTGAACCGCCGCACAGCTTAGACGATTCGGCAGCGGTGCTCGAAAGTGCTGAAACGATTTTCTTGGCGTGGCCAAGCCAGCCGGAAGATGCGTCGCTCCCCGCTGAACCGCTCAGCCACGAGCCTGCGTCCGACGAACCCATGCCCACCACGCCGCAGACACCTGAGCCAGCTTCGGAACCCCACGACTCGGCAGCGGGCCAGACCATCATCCTGGCTGCTGAGCCGCCGCCTTTGAACGTGCCGAATTCAAGCGCCGCGCCGTCACCTGCCGCCGAGCTTGCAGCTTCCACCTCGACTCAGTCCGCCGCCGAGCAACCTACTGACGCCCAACCTGACCTCGGTCAACCCGACTCTATTGAGCCCAGTCGCGTGCCCACTCCTGAATCCACTCAGCCAGATGAAAGCCGCTCTGGCGACTTGCCCGCGCCCACCGCTGTTTCGCCCCGTCAACTCAGGCCCGTCAAGATTGGCTGGAGTCAGGACGGTTCGTGGCAAGTCAAGAAAGGCGCTCGGGAGGGTGGAAATCAGCTCGCGGGCGCAGGCGGCGTGGTCGGCAGTACCGTTGCGCCTGCATCCGATGCGGGTGACAGCCTGACGCCGTTCGTGCGCCAAACCTCGGCTGCGCCTGCCGCATCAGGCAGATTCAATCCGCTGTGGCTGCTGCTGTTGGTGATGGCTCTTGTGCTGGTGGTGGTGCTGGCCCGCACCGCTTTCCGGTCGAGCAGCGCTGCCCTGAGCGCTTCGGCATGCTGCACCGTTTCGGCCCGCGTGGTGGGCAGCAGCGGCCAGAGCCTCAGCGCTCCGGTGCGGGTCAGCGTCAGCAGCGCTCCGGTGGGAAGCCGCCTGAGCGCCGGAACCCTCGTCGGTCAGGCTCCCGGCCCACTGGCGCTGGACGTTCCGGGGGCTTACGCGCTCAAGGTCGAAGGTGACGGGTACGCCGCCCAAACCGTGAATGTCACGGTGCCGGCCACGCAGCCGCTGACCATTACTCTGCAGTAA
- the bshA gene encoding N-acetyl-alpha-D-glucosaminyl L-malate synthase BshA produces MKIAVLCHSGAGGSGVVATELGLEVARAGNEVHFVGNAVPFRLQGSSGANGPYFHQASAFAYALFDQPFPELAAANALTEVIQEHGVQLTHAHYAIPHASSALHARSITGKTKVITTLHGTDVTLVGAEPAFRHTTRHAIQQSDAVTAVSQFLADLTLETLNVEVPIEVIYNFVDTQRFVRVTDPAIRARFAHPDEALLLHVSNFRPVKRVEDVVEVFARVASEIPARLLMVGDGPERSRAFELAQQLGVIGRVHFLGSFPDVQTVMGIADLFLLPSNKESFGLAALEAMSCEVPVVAARAGGIPEVVEDGVTGRLAEVGDVDGMAHAALDILKNRETYLRMGQAGRRAAVEKFHPSLIVPQYLAAYRRVLGKG; encoded by the coding sequence ATGAAAATCGCCGTGCTGTGTCATTCCGGTGCGGGCGGCTCCGGCGTGGTCGCCACTGAGCTGGGCCTGGAAGTGGCGCGGGCGGGTAACGAAGTGCACTTTGTCGGCAACGCCGTGCCGTTCCGGTTGCAGGGCAGCAGCGGCGCGAACGGGCCGTACTTTCATCAGGCCAGCGCGTTTGCTTACGCCCTGTTTGACCAGCCCTTTCCCGAACTCGCCGCCGCCAACGCCCTGACCGAAGTGATTCAGGAACACGGCGTACAGCTCACCCACGCCCACTACGCCATCCCGCACGCCAGCTCGGCGCTGCACGCCCGCAGCATCACCGGCAAAACCAAAGTCATTACCACCCTGCACGGCACCGACGTGACTTTGGTGGGCGCAGAACCGGCTTTTCGCCACACCACCCGCCACGCCATTCAGCAATCCGACGCGGTCACGGCGGTCTCGCAGTTTCTGGCCGACCTGACGCTGGAAACGCTGAACGTAGAGGTGCCGATTGAAGTGATCTACAACTTCGTCGACACTCAGCGCTTCGTTCGGGTCACCGACCCCGCCATTCGCGCCCGCTTTGCCCACCCCGACGAAGCCCTGCTGCTGCACGTCTCGAACTTCCGTCCGGTCAAGCGTGTCGAGGACGTGGTGGAAGTGTTTGCGCGGGTCGCTTCCGAGATTCCGGCGCGGCTGCTGATGGTCGGAGACGGCCCTGAGCGCAGCCGCGCCTTCGAGCTGGCCCAGCAGCTCGGGGTGATTGGCCGCGTTCACTTTCTCGGCTCGTTTCCCGACGTGCAAACCGTGATGGGCATAGCCGACCTCTTTTTGCTGCCCTCCAACAAAGAGAGTTTTGGTTTGGCAGCGCTGGAGGCCATGAGCTGCGAAGTGCCGGTGGTGGCCGCCCGCGCCGGAGGCATTCCCGAAGTGGTGGAAGACGGGGTGACGGGCCGCTTGGCCGAGGTGGGCGACGTGGACGGCATGGCGCACGCCGCGCTGGACATCCTCAAAAACCGCGAGACGTATTTGCGGATGGGGCAGGCGGGCCGCCGCGCCGCCGTGGAAAAATTCCATCCGAGTTTGATCGTGCCGCAGTATTTGGCGGCGTACCGGCGGGTGTTGGGGAAAGGCTAA
- a CDS encoding PIG-L deacetylase family protein, producing MTTQQPTILAVFAHPDDEAFSVGGTLAHYAQRGVNVVLACATRGEAGKISDPNMTITDLGQHREDELKRATAELGIPDPVFLDYHDSGRYERTRYDDPLALMNVNPFTAELKIRDLIASVKPDILITFDPHGGYGHIDHLIIHRAAAAAFFSSGNLGGGGLMRLYFSALSVEAAQGLARMGQDLDPNIYGVADNTIAVKMDVSAQAGRKKAALIAHGSQTGPNSRMGQMSQEERDEMEKRMLSTEGFSIGGTRTGLPAFPMRGLFDGLVGFEALDD from the coding sequence ATGACGACGCAGCAGCCCACCATTTTGGCCGTATTTGCCCATCCCGATGACGAAGCCTTCAGCGTAGGCGGCACCCTGGCCCACTACGCCCAAAGGGGCGTCAATGTGGTGCTGGCCTGCGCCACACGCGGCGAGGCCGGTAAGATCAGCGACCCCAACATGACCATCACCGACCTCGGCCAGCACCGCGAAGACGAACTCAAGCGGGCCACCGCCGAGCTGGGCATTCCCGATCCGGTGTTTCTGGATTACCACGACTCGGGCCGCTATGAGCGCACCCGCTACGACGACCCGCTGGCGCTGATGAACGTCAATCCATTTACCGCCGAACTCAAAATCCGCGATTTGATTGCTTCAGTCAAGCCCGACATCCTGATTACCTTCGACCCGCACGGCGGTTACGGTCACATTGACCACCTAATTATTCACCGCGCCGCCGCCGCCGCCTTTTTTAGCAGCGGCAACCTCGGCGGCGGCGGCCTGATGCGGCTGTATTTCAGTGCGCTGAGCGTAGAAGCCGCGCAGGGGCTGGCGCGAATGGGTCAGGATTTAGATCCCAACATTTACGGCGTGGCCGACAACACCATCGCCGTGAAAATGGACGTATCGGCACAGGCTGGGCGCAAGAAGGCCGCGCTCATCGCGCACGGCTCGCAGACTGGCCCCAACAGCCGCATGGGGCAGATGTCGCAGGAAGAACGCGACGAAATGGAAAAGCGGATGCTCAGCACCGAGGGCTTTTCGATCGGCGGCACCCGCACCGGCCTTCCCGCCTTCCCGATGCGGGGCTTGTTTGACGGGCTGGTAGGGTTCGAGGCTTTGGACGACTGA
- a CDS encoding helix-turn-helix transcriptional regulator, which produces MKNRIKVLRAEHNLTQADLADKLDVSRQTVNALETGKYDPSLPLAFKLARLFSIKIEDIFSDEGNN; this is translated from the coding sequence ATGAAAAACCGCATCAAAGTGCTCAGGGCCGAGCACAACCTGACTCAGGCCGACTTGGCCGATAAGCTAGACGTGTCCAGGCAAACGGTCAACGCCCTAGAAACCGGCAAATACGATCCGAGTTTGCCGCTCGCCTTCAAATTGGCGCGGCTGTTCAGCATCAAAATCGAAGACATTTTCAGCGACGAGGGAAACAACTGA
- a CDS encoding ATP-binding cassette domain-containing protein, whose protein sequence is MLKIQNLGKAYGDFQALKNITLEAGSGEVFGLLGANGAGKTTLLRTLATLLSPTSGTASVNGYDIVRQAQRVRASIGLVNGGMGLHDRLTGRETLRYFASLYGMSRAATDGRIETLSQQLDLHDLLDIRAGGFSTGMKQKIVVARALIHDPPVLLLDEAASGLDVLARRILLDLVLALKTRERLIVYSTHVMSEVEELCDRVAVIAGGEVLKVGTVPELVADSGESNLERAFFKLLSEQKQNQHGQAVLRG, encoded by the coding sequence ATGCTCAAGATTCAAAATCTCGGTAAAGCGTACGGCGACTTTCAGGCCCTCAAAAACATCACGCTGGAAGCCGGCAGCGGCGAGGTCTTCGGCCTACTCGGAGCCAACGGCGCAGGCAAGACCACCCTGCTCAGAACGCTGGCCACGCTGCTCTCCCCCACATCCGGCACCGCCAGCGTAAACGGGTACGATATCGTGCGTCAAGCTCAGCGGGTGCGGGCCAGTATCGGCCTCGTCAACGGCGGCATGGGCCTGCATGACCGCCTGACCGGGCGCGAGACGCTGCGTTATTTTGCCTCGCTGTACGGCATGAGCCGCGCCGCAACCGATGGGCGCATCGAAACGCTCAGCCAGCAACTGGACTTGCATGACCTCCTCGACATCCGGGCCGGCGGCTTTTCGACGGGCATGAAACAAAAGATCGTGGTGGCCCGCGCCCTGATTCACGACCCACCCGTGCTGCTCCTAGACGAAGCCGCCAGCGGCCTGGACGTGCTGGCCCGCCGCATCCTACTCGACTTGGTGCTGGCCCTCAAAACCCGTGAGCGCTTGATCGTCTACTCGACCCACGTCATGAGCGAGGTCGAGGAACTGTGTGACCGCGTGGCCGTCATCGCGGGCGGCGAAGTGCTGAAAGTCGGCACGGTGCCGGAGCTGGTCGCAGATTCGGGCGAGAGCAATTTGGAACGGGCTTTTTTCAAGCTCTTGTCTGAACAAAAACAAAACCAGCACGGTCAGGCGGTGCTCCGTGGCTAG
- a CDS encoding ABC transporter permease: MASVWTVAKQELLTTLRDRRTLTSSILIPLLLIPLFTVGLPLLLGTLLGGQAQTRQTVGVVGKLPDALRNQLTLDSKTEKGVRLVSVTDPTAAVQKGDVDAALKATTPLPSEAGKSGTLQLFYKVGNLKAESGAASKVRSVVQTYNKDLVSKKLAELKLSPALLTPITLSTVNASNAVEASSGQLAFIIPFFMLQFILAGATAAATDSTAGERERGTLEALLATPAPRSTVLMGKLVATTLTGLLAAAFSVIGLSLSAPLALLLTPAGQSASQSAIQQAFGGSLALGPAGFGAVLLAAASVALLLSAALLTLSLFARSVKEAQTYIAPLTILIILPAVMLQYADFLKTGAGLYAAPLIGSMLVILDTVKGALSGPHLLLSLGGNVLAAGALTLLATRLFGREGVAFKK; encoded by the coding sequence GTGGCTAGCGTCTGGACGGTTGCCAAGCAGGAACTGCTCACCACCCTGAGAGACAGGCGCACCCTGACCAGCAGCATCCTGATTCCGCTGCTGCTGATTCCGCTGTTCACGGTGGGCCTGCCGTTACTGCTCGGCACCTTGCTGGGCGGCCAGGCCCAGACGCGGCAAACGGTGGGCGTGGTGGGCAAATTGCCGGACGCCCTGAGAAACCAACTGACCCTCGACAGCAAAACCGAAAAAGGCGTGCGGCTTGTCAGCGTGACCGACCCCACCGCCGCCGTGCAAAAGGGAGACGTGGACGCGGCCCTGAAGGCCACCACCCCTCTGCCGAGCGAGGCGGGAAAGAGCGGCACCCTGCAACTCTTTTACAAAGTTGGCAACCTCAAAGCCGAGAGCGGCGCGGCCAGCAAAGTCCGGTCAGTGGTTCAGACCTACAACAAAGACCTGGTGAGCAAAAAGCTGGCTGAACTCAAGCTCAGTCCGGCGCTGCTGACGCCGATTACGCTCAGCACCGTGAACGCCAGCAACGCGGTCGAAGCCAGCAGCGGGCAACTGGCCTTTATCATTCCGTTTTTTATGTTGCAGTTCATCTTGGCCGGAGCCACCGCCGCCGCCACCGACTCCACCGCCGGAGAGCGCGAGCGCGGCACCCTGGAAGCGCTGCTGGCCACGCCCGCGCCGCGCAGCACGGTGCTGATGGGCAAGCTGGTGGCCACCACCCTGACCGGGCTGCTGGCCGCCGCCTTCAGCGTGATCGGCTTATCCCTCAGCGCTCCACTGGCGCTACTGCTCACACCCGCCGGGCAAAGCGCTTCGCAAAGCGCCATTCAGCAGGCTTTTGGCGGTTCGCTGGCGCTCGGCCCCGCCGGGTTCGGCGCGGTGCTGCTGGCCGCCGCCTCGGTGGCCCTGCTGCTCAGCGCCGCGCTGCTGACGCTGTCGCTGTTTGCCCGCTCGGTCAAAGAAGCCCAGACCTACATCGCGCCGCTGACCATCTTGATTATCTTGCCCGCCGTGATGCTTCAGTACGCCGACTTTCTCAAAACCGGAGCGGGCCTCTACGCCGCGCCGCTGATCGGCAGCATGTTGGTGATCCTAGACACGGTCAAGGGCGCTCTCAGTGGCCCCCACCTGCTGCTCAGCTTGGGCGGCAACGTGCTGGCGGCGGGAGCGCTGACCTTGCTGGCGACTCGCTTGTTTGGGCGCGAAGGCGTGGCCTTTAAGAAGTAG
- a CDS encoding serine hydrolase produces MALKLGRFLLLAGALGGGYAAVRWNAQSAPPTPLAVKFVPAPLHPAPPDPLPKVMEPPPVSEVSPPQTPADGCVSPLPSLPAPKPPAGLNGQLGLYAAVIDPQTLQPLRAVSSLPNAEFPLASTYKQAVLWALLRQVDAGTFDLNQKFSVNRRTQSLGAYPYDGSTARALAERMIQFSDNTATDLLHRKVGLQNVQNVADDLKLCRTRLILPTKDWWTAQAGLSPTFAGTKLWAEATGKKRAQLAELIDQDAQKQRPDYLQRKLDEYFDQRYDAADDLSVHNFSTPYELSTLVANEFLRSGLTPKSQEIQRKLMALGCCKSGLLPIPVEIWGGKGGNGWKILTFSGYFKTKGGEHVVYAFMLHGSEQTYTMPLTRSAFKWIRSALGEILVAGDGGKTLDAPAPPPNP; encoded by the coding sequence ATGGCGCTCAAATTGGGCCGTTTTCTGCTGTTGGCGGGCGCACTGGGGGGCGGCTACGCGGCGGTGCGCTGGAATGCCCAGTCTGCTCCGCCCACTCCCCTCGCGGTGAAGTTCGTTCCAGCGCCGCTTCACCCCGCGCCTCCAGATCCGCTTCCCAAAGTGATGGAGCCGCCACCCGTTTCTGAGGTTTCACCTCCCCAGACGCCCGCTGACGGCTGCGTCTCGCCGCTGCCCAGCTTGCCCGCTCCCAAGCCGCCCGCTGGACTGAACGGGCAACTGGGGCTGTATGCAGCGGTGATCGACCCCCAGACCTTGCAGCCGCTCCGGGCCGTTTCGTCCTTGCCCAACGCCGAATTTCCGCTGGCGAGTACCTACAAGCAGGCGGTGTTGTGGGCGCTGCTGCGGCAAGTCGATGCCGGAACCTTTGACCTGAACCAGAAGTTCAGCGTCAATAGGCGAACCCAGAGTCTCGGTGCGTACCCCTACGACGGCAGCACCGCCAGGGCACTGGCCGAGCGGATGATTCAGTTTTCCGACAACACCGCCACCGATCTGCTGCACCGCAAAGTGGGCCTGCAAAATGTGCAGAACGTGGCCGACGACCTGAAGTTGTGCCGCACCCGCCTCATTTTGCCGACCAAGGATTGGTGGACGGCGCAGGCGGGGTTGTCGCCCACCTTTGCTGGAACCAAGTTGTGGGCCGAGGCAACCGGCAAAAAGCGGGCGCAACTGGCGGAGCTGATAGACCAAGACGCTCAAAAACAGCGCCCCGATTATTTGCAGCGCAAATTAGATGAGTATTTTGACCAGCGCTACGACGCTGCCGATGATCTGAGCGTCCACAACTTCAGCACCCCTTACGAACTTTCAACGCTGGTGGCCAACGAGTTCTTGCGCTCTGGCCTGACCCCCAAATCTCAGGAGATTCAGCGCAAGCTGATGGCGCTGGGCTGCTGCAAGTCGGGCCTGCTGCCGATTCCGGTGGAGATATGGGGCGGCAAAGGCGGCAACGGCTGGAAAATCCTGACCTTCAGCGGCTACTTCAAAACCAAAGGCGGTGAGCATGTGGTCTACGCCTTTATGCTGCACGGCTCGGAGCAGACCTACACCATGCCGCTGACCCGCAGCGCCTTCAAATGGATTCGCTCGGCGCTGGGCGAAATTCTGGTGGCAGGCGACGGGGGCAAGACGCTGGACGCGCCTGCCCCCCCGCCAAATCCGTAG